From a single Ascaphus truei isolate aAscTru1 chromosome 2, aAscTru1.hap1, whole genome shotgun sequence genomic region:
- the B4GALT6 gene encoding beta-1,4-galactosyltransferase 6 isoform X2 produces the protein MVQAQGIMLRDNVKTIGHMIRHYTNKNTTLNGTDYPDGINSTDFIAQSTVFLPENFTFSPHLPCPEKLPFMRGRTRINMSEITLDVVHHLFSKDMDIGPGGHWKPKDCTPRWKVAILIPFRNRHEHLPIFFRHLIPMLQKQRLEFAFYVIEQVGTQTFNRAMLFNVGFKEAMRDREWDCVIFHDVDHIPENDRNYYGCGEMPRHFAAKLDKYMYILPYNEFFGGVSGLTVEQYRKINGFPNAFWGWGGEDDDLWQRVHFGGYNVSRPEGDIGKYMSIPHHHRGEVQFLGRYKLLRYSKERQYLDGLNNLIYAPNILIEKLYKNITVNLVPELAPVKDY, from the exons attatcCTGATGGTATAAATTCTACCGATTTCATTGCGCAGTCAACAGTGTTTTTGCCTGAAAACTTCACATTTTCTCCTCACCTTCCGTGCCCAGAGAAGCTGCCTTTTATGC GTGGGCGTACTAGGATCAATATGAGTGAAATCACTTTAGATGTTGTGCACCATCTTTTTTCGAAAGATATGGACATTGGGCCAGGTGGTCACTGGAAACCAAAAGACTGCACTCCACGATGGAAG GTGGCTATCCTTATTCCGTTTCGCAACCGCCATGAACACCTTCCTATTTTTTTCCGGCATCTTATACCCATGCTCCAGAAACAGCGTTTAGAGTTTGCCTTCTATGTCATTGAGCAG gTGGGTACACAGACTTTCAACCGTGCAATGCTCTTTAATGTTGGATTTAAAGAAGCAATGAGAGATCGGGAGTGGGACTGTGTAATTTTTCATGATGTGGATCATATTCCAGAAAATGATCGGAATTATTATGGATGTGGAGAAATGCCACGTCATTTTGCAGCAAAACTTGACAAGTACATGTACAT TCTTCCATACAATGAATTTTTTGGTGGTGTGAGTGGCTTGACTGTGGAGCAGTATAGAAAGATCAATGGATTTCCCAATGCCTTCTGGGGATGGGGAGGTGAAGATGATGATTTGTGgcagag GGTCCATTTTGGTGGCTATAATGTATCTAGACCAGAAGGTGACATTGGAAAATACATGTCAATTCCGCATCATCATAGAGGAGAAGTCCAATTCCTAGGCCG GTATAAACTATTGCGGTACTCCAAAGAACGTCAGTACCTTGACGGGCTAAATAATTTGATATACGCTCCAAACATCCTAATAGAGAAGTTGTATAAAAATATAACTGTAAACCTTGTGCCAGAGCTGGCTCCTGTGAAAGACTACTAG